The sequence caagggcgtgccacacgcgcgcgcgcgccgccgccgccgccggccgggccgggcgtggcgaggcgaggcgaggcaggcaggcaggcaggcaggcgagcgggcgtggtgtggttgtgttaatttttagcactcactaaccgcgtacgtcagccgagtgaccctgtctcttcgtcagccagccgagtgacccttctccttcagctgccgacttatggcgtgactcggcgagagctggccgactcatggcataactcggctagagctggccgactcttggcgtgactcggcgacctttctccttcagcttccctctgcgagaggttaaatagaggagcatccctgtcactcggtacacgcgagaaacactttTCAGAATCACAGTTCAGCCGccaagtgagggtatttccatctcgtggctctgcgcgcacagagaggcgagagggcaggtgcctccgaagcccttgccgttcgagaccctgctcgggggatcggcaattaggtttttggggagcgtctacgcgactgtccAAACGTATGTTGTTGTCTTCATCGCTGGTTCCTGGCGTCTTCATCTcgatcggatgacaagagaagctggacaaggatcaggatcctcggagcgcatgggagggtatgatcaattcagttcgttactgtcttatattctgcatattatatatgttgtATGTACCTCTGTTCTATCATGTTATAATATGTTATACCTGTCTGTCTTACAGTTATCCTGTTTatattattatctgtttatttccagttgttccgcaataatccatgaaccatgcttatatacttattttatttatatgatttacatgtttcatatgctttgtgttctcatgatccatatcgttatggatatttttgagatcacgttttctatgtttgattatctattatatgtcatcatcataatgttaatttatggaattaaaatgatacagaaaatgcctatatttctaacaaaatcttagagccgtctctccgtgaagagacgcctctggctcATAAACCAAGTAGTAATAGACGCCTCACTTTCtactgtacgaatttgtcgtctgttaTGTCGATCTGCTGCTGTACAAAtgcatttaattctgtatttattagtAGACTACatttatagacactccattgtataatagagtctcttagttgtctcttatgtttggagaaccgttttgatgtctctccactgtacatgccctaagggcatgtacaacctagatacagctgcacggtactccaagtataagacacagctaaaacacaacataatgcagtggtcatgtctaaaacatgtgtcttaccatattcattgtaccaatcagaacattcaataaattaaagtgaccaatcagATAGTCTCCTGTCCCGAATATAGAGCTAAGAcactgtgtcttcgtcaagatacatgtcttgagattttttacattcacccccctagacacactctaagacacaacttaagacacccattgtacatgccctaagcTGAGTCTCGATCGCGGGGCCGATGCAACACGGCCCCATTCCTATCCCATCATCACGTGCCTGTCTTAAAAAAACATTTCCCACACGTCGGCGATCACGCCACTGTTGTTTAGCCGTTGACCTGTGGGACCCATGATCACAGCCCGTCCACAGCCAGGTAGGTCCCACATGTCATTGGAGCGTAGCGTCAGGAGCAGCGGAGGGCACCGGACCGGCGCGAGCATTTGGGTCGTGGAGCTCGGCGTGCAGCACCGCTCGCACCTTCACTCGCAAGCCACAAATTACGGGAAAGCCCCTGCCGCCGCGAACCGAAACGCAAAACCCCAGCGCCCTTAGCAGGAGACGACGCTCTTGGCAATGCCGTCCAGGCGCGCGCTACGGCGGTCTCCGCCGCCACGACAGAGCCCGCAGGCAGCGGCGGACGCGAAGGAGGCGGCGAGCCCGTGGCTACCGTCCTCATCCTCCAcctcgtcgtcttcctcctcaGCCTCCGCGCTCGTCAGGCGCTCCGCCGCCTTCTCGGCGGCTGGGCCGAGGGGCGGATCGGGGACGCGCGTGTACCCGTTGCGGGACTTCCCGGGCGGGGACGCGGCCGCGCTCGGCGGTGCGTTCCGGGACAACGTGCGGTGGCTCCTGAAGCAGTGGAGCTGCGTTCCGGGTTCCGTGTCGGCGTGGCGCGCGCTGCTGTCAGACGAGCGGACGGGCGCCTTAGTCCCCGTCATCGCCGTGGAGGAGCTCGCGGCATCGTCGCCCTTGCCGCTCTGCGATCTCTGTCGCTGCGCCGGTGAGTTGGCTTCGCTTCCCTGGGCCATCATCGCTTATTTGGGCGCAACACGCGCCTGTTTCGTTCGTGGGGTTTTGAACGCTTGATGGATGCGCGGATTAGGTTTTAATCGGGAGTTCTTCCCGATTTTTGCTGATTCTTTGGGTGGATTAGTAGAACTGTTGTTATAAATGCTCCGTCTCTGTGTGATTTATGGGCTTCGTGATCTTAGAGAGATTCTTGGGATTCTTTGGGGGATATTTTTCAGTAATAGTTACTTGCAATTATTGTTGCTACCTGTTGAGAAATGCGCTGAATGAGAGTTAAAAATACTCCTAATTCTGATTACATACAATTTGGGGGTGAACAATAGGAATTGCATTTCTGTTCAACATTCTTGCACTTATGACCGTTATTTTCCTCTGCGCAATTGCCAGGAATTGACGACCCCATGTTGCTTGTTTCAAATTATTTTAAACCACTTCCAAAAATACCAATGCAGTTATGATGGTGGTCCCTAGCCTCTTAAAGTTTCTTTCTTCTTCTGGAAAAGATGTTGTTTCGTGCATTGATTTACTTCCTACTAGTTGTGTGAATGCCAACTCACCAGTGGTCGAAATAAGTACATGATCTGGACCGCAATTTCAGGTTGGAGCCACCACTGGGTGTCAAAGCGGAAGTACCATTTCATCATTCCGGCAGTGGTCGACTGGGACCAGCCATTCAGGGCTGATGGGTTACTTGGGCACAGCGAGCACCTCCTACATGGTCTGATCCATAGTAATGGCTTTGGTCACCTTCTCACCCTCCGTGGTCGTGTTGGTGGCTCCACTTTCCTCTCTGGCTGCCAGATCATGGATATATGGGATCAACTTTGCACAGCTCTCCGTGTAAGGTAACAATATACTCTTCCCTGTTCAGAAATACTCTTCAGTAAGTACCTGTTAGCTAGCTGTGGTTTAAGTACACTAGCAAATTCTGAACTTTGGTAACTTCATGAACGCTGTAAACTCGAGAAAGATAATTCACCTTGTTTCTATCTTCTGAGCTTTGGAAGGTTTCTGTGCAGAGCCGTCTCTGTTGTGGACTTGACCCAGAAGTACTCTGTGGACCTCCGCCTCCTGCTTGGAGTGGCACAAAGCAAGACTTGGTTCACTCGCTGGGGGTACTGCCTTGCCAAGGGTTGTTTCAGCGTGTCTAGGTCCACTTATACTGCTGCACTTGAAGCCCTTGCTGCCCTGCCTGTTGATTGTCTCCGTAGTCGTCATGTCCGTCGTGTGGTCACCATCTACCGCCGCCTCTCCAGCAAACCTCTGGTTACAGTCCGCGAGTTTCTCCTCTGCCTGCTTGATTGGAAGCACCGTGAGCCCCCGCTTTCTCCTCCTCCCGTGAAGGCATCCTCGCGGCTGATGTTCTTGCTGCCAAAGTCATGTATGATGAAGAGGCCCAGGCAGCCATGTCAACGCTTTGAGGACGTAGTTGACCTGCTTGAGTGTCGGTGGTCAAAGAAGCGTCTGCTTAGTGCTGCAAATGTTGTTGTTGCAAAGCTGCGAGAGCATGCGGATGGCACAAAGATAACACGGCAAGCAGTGCGAGATGCTGCAAGGGGTGGCATCGGTGACACTGGTCTCCTGGACTTCGTCATCAAGTCCCTCAATAACACTGTTGTTGGTAACCACATTGTGCGCCGCGTGCCTGACCCTGAGAATCGTGTGCTTCACTTCAGCCTTGAGGAATATGCTGAGCCTGAGCCACAGCCACAGGCAGATCATGAGCTTGAACCAGTGGAACTTGATGCAGAGAACACCCCTCCTGCAGTCCGATGGCCAAACGCAGCCGAGGCGGAGCGGGATCTGCGTGCTGTGTACCGAGCAATGGTGGGGGCACGCAGTGAAGCAGCACAGGCTGTACTGGACTGCAAGCACTGGGTGAAATGGTGGGGCCTCAGGGACGAGTCTGATGACCAGCTAAGGTTCCTTGTTGAGTGGCGACCACAGCCATGGGAGGCTACTGAACTTACAAGGCCAATGCCGCCTGGGGATATTGTGGTAGTACCACTGCATGCATCCATAGGCGAGCTGCTTGTTGAGGCAGAGCATGCACTGAGGGATACATACTGCTTCTTTGAGAATTTCCAGGCCGAGTCACTGGATGGCATTACTGGGGATAAATGGGATCCGGTGATGCTTGGTGGAGCAGAGTCTGGTGACACCATTGGTGTGCACGGCCACGGAGCTGACATGGAGACTGGGCTGCGGTGCCAGGGAGGTGCAGATGCGTGGGAGGTGCAGTGCGTTTGTGGTGCACAGGACGACGATGGGGAGCGCATGGTGGCATGCGATGCATGCAATGTCT is a genomic window of Zea mays cultivar B73 chromosome 5, Zm-B73-REFERENCE-NAM-5.0, whole genome shotgun sequence containing:
- the LOC100384509 gene encoding PHD finger protein MALE MEIOCYTE DEATH 1; the protein is MPSRRALRRSPPPRQSPQAAADAKEAASPWLPSSSSTSSSSSSASALVRRSAAFSAAGPRGGSGTRVYPLRDFPGGDAAALGGAFRDNVRWLLKQWSCVPGSVSAWRALLSDERTGALVPVIAVEELAASSPLPLCDLCRCAGWSHHWVSKRKYHFIIPAVVDWDQPFRADGLLGHSEHLLHGLIHSNGFGHLLTLRGRVGGSTFLSGCQIMDIWDQLCTALRVRAVSVVDLTQKYSVDLRLLLGVAQSKTWFTRWGYCLAKGCFSVSRSTYTAALEALAALPVDCLRSRHVRRVVTIYRRLSSKPLVTVREFLLCLLDWKHREPPLSPPPVKASSRLMFLLPKSCMMKRPRQPCQRFEDVVDLLECRWSKKRLLSAANVVVAKLREHADGTKITRQAVRDAARGGIGDTGLLDFVIKSLNNTVVGNHIVRRVPDPENRVLHFSLEEYAEPEPQPQADHELEPVELDAENTPPAVRWPNAAEAERDLRAVYRAMVGARSEAAQAVLDCKHWVKWWGLRDESDDQLRFLVEWRPQPWEATELTRPMPPGDIVVVPLHASIGELLVEAEHALRDTYCFFENFQAESLDGITGDKWDPVMLGGAESGDTIGVHGHGADMETGLRCQGGADAWEVQCVCGAQDDDGERMVACDACNVWHHTRCVGIADGAPVPPLFLCISCSGALMAAGPISG